The Lycium ferocissimum isolate CSIRO_LF1 chromosome 10, AGI_CSIRO_Lferr_CH_V1, whole genome shotgun sequence genome window below encodes:
- the LOC132035248 gene encoding fasciclin-like arabinogalactan protein 7: MEYYIVVISLLLTLSTSVNSQTIGSPIQSPAPAPGPQYTNLTELLSLAGPFHTFLDYLVSTKVIATFQEQANNTEEGITLFVPTDSAFSKLKKPSLSNLTADQLKSLCLFHALPHYYSLSDFKNLSEISPVNTFAGGALYSLNFTDVSGTVHLTSGWANTKVSSAVHVTYPAAVYQVDKVLLPEAIFGTDIPPTPAPAPVVDIAPDADSPPGKNIAAASPDSSSFSSSHRMISWGMLNNLFLAIAGGFLMLL, encoded by the coding sequence atggaatactATATTGTTGTCATTAGTCTGTTGTTAACCCTTTCAACTTCAGTAAATAGCCAGACTATTGGATCTCCAATTCAATCTCCTGCACCAGCACCAGGTCCACAATACACAAACCTAACCGAACTACTCTCACTAGCAGGCCCGTTCCACACGTTCCTCGACTACCTCGTATCCACAAAAGTCATCGCCACTTTCCAAGAACAAGCCAACAACACAGAAGAAGGAATCACATTATTTGTACCTACAGACTCAGCTTTTTCAAAACTGAAAAAACCGTCTCTTTCAAATCTCACAGCTGATCAACTCAAATCCCTTTGCCTTTTCCATGCATTACCACATTACTATAGTTTATCTGATTTCAAGAACCTTAGTGAAATTAGCCCTGTTAATACTTTTGCTGGTGGAGCTTTATATTCTTTGAACTTTACTGATGTGTCCGGGACCGTTCATCTTACCTCAGGATGGGCTAATACTAAAGTTAGTAGCGCGGTTCATGTTACTTATCCAGCTGCTGTTTATCAAGTCGATAAAGTTTTACTTCCCGAAGCAATTTTTGGGACCGATATACCACCAACACCAGCACCAGCACCAGTAGTAGATATTGCCCCGGACGCTGATAGTCCACCTGGCAAAAATATAGCAGCAGCATCTCCTGATTCTTCGTCGTTTTCGTCTTCTCATAGGATGATAAGTTGGGGCATGTTGAATAATTTGTTCTTGGCAATTGCTGGTggattcttgatgttgttgtaa
- the LOC132032976 gene encoding thymidine kinase-like, translated as MSFSTSSFKNPVCVPNGTDQRGHINNNLPCGEIHVIFGPMFAGKTTALLRRVNSESKMGRNVVMIKSNKDTRYAVDAVVTHDGTKFPCWSLPDLSSFKQRFGPDAYEKVDVIGIDEAQFFDDLYDFCCNAADIDGKTVVVAGLDGDYLRRKFGSVLDIIPIADTVTKLTARCELCGKRAFFTLRKTDEMQKELIGGANMYMPVCRQHYVSGKSIVGAVKKVLESHQVQSELVQEKPLVA; from the exons ATGTCTTTTTCTACTTCATCCTTCAAGAACCCAGTTTGTGTACCAAATGGAACAGATCAAAGAGGCCATATCAATAATAATCTCCCTTGTGGAGAAATCCATGTAATATTTGGGCCTATGTTTGCTGGTAAAACTACTGCTTTACTTCGTCGTGTCAATTCTGAATCCAAAATGGGCAG GAATGTGGTGATGATCAAGTCAAACAAAGATACAAGGTATGCGGTAGATGCAGTGGTAACACACGATGGGACAAAATTCCCATGTTGGTCATTGCCAGATTTATCATCTTTCAAACAGAGATTTGGTCCAGATGCCTATGAAAAG GTGGATGTGATTGGCATTGATGAAGCTCAGTTTTTCGATGACCTTTATGATTTCTGCTGCAATGCTGCTGATATTGATGGGAAAACTGTAGTTGTTGCTGGCCTAGATGGTGACTACTTAAG GAGGAAATTTGGCTCAGTACTTGATATCATTCCAATTGCAGATACTGTTACAAAGTTGACAGCAAGATGTGAATTATGTGGCAAACGAGCGTTTTTCACCTTGAGAAAAACAGATGAGATGCAGAAGGAGCTTATAGGTGGTGCTAATATGTATATGCCCGTCTGTCGACAACACTATGTCAGTGGAAAATCAATTGTGGGAGCTGTGAAAAAGGTCCTTGAATCTCATCAAGTGCAGAGTGAACTAGTTCAAGAGAAACCTCTAGTTGCTTAG
- the LOC132034757 gene encoding glycine-rich cell wall structural protein 2-like, whose protein sequence is MDRGHGSSANGGSDQIIGGVIDGGGGGGGRGGGGGSNGGSGAGFGFGEGHGSGANGGSDQIIGGIVGGGGGGEGGGSDGGFGSGFRYGEGHESGANGSGSGGGGGGGGGGDSGQNSGSDFGVGAGFGRVVVDCDLTICSYNFFLHTISEKQIKSNSNWL, encoded by the exons ATGGATCGG GGTCATGGATCAAGTGCAAATGGTGGATCTGACCAAATTATAGGAGGTGTCAttgatggtggtggtggcggCGGCGGTAGAGGTGGAGGAGGAGGTAGTAATGGTGGATCTGGTGCTGGCTTCGGATTTGGCGAGGGTCATGGATCAGGTGCAAATGGTGGATCTGACCAAATTATAGGAGGTATTGTTGGTGGCGGCGGCGGAGGTGAAGGAGGAGGTAGTGACGGTGGATTTGGTTCTGGCTTTAGATATGGTGAGGGTCACGAATCGGGTGCGAATGGTAGTGGCAGCGGTGGCGGTGGTGGAGGTGGCGGCGGTGGCGACAGTGGTCAAAATAGTGGTAGTGATTTTGGCGTCGGAGCTGGATTTGGCAGGGTGGTGGTGGATTGTGATCTCACCATTTgctcatataatttttttttgcatacaaTAAGTGAAAAGCAAATTAAAAGCAATAGTAATTGGCTATAG
- the LOC132032975 gene encoding heterogeneous nuclear ribonucleoprotein 1-like: MQVDLGKLFVGGISWDTNEERLKEYFSSYGEVVEAVIMKDRTTGRARGFGFVVFADPAAAERVVKEKHNIDGRMVEAKRAVPRDDQSTTSRSSNSIHGSPSPGPGPGRTRKIFVGGLASTVTEADFKSYFEQFGTITDAVVMYDHNTQRPRGFGFITYDSEDAVDRVLLKSFHELNDKMVEVKRAVPKELSPGPSQSPLGRYNYGLNRMNNILDSYAQGYSSGTIGGYGVGMDGRFSQMAGGRSVLSPFVSGYGVVPGLSPGYGGSANVNSSLSYGRGPNPYYRSNRLGGGIGFDVRNGGDTSFLNSANRNLWSDGGLRHGTSSTSSNIGGGNFSNSGVWGSSISSQGIGGNVSNKSGNFGYVNGDNVYGLAGGYGRNVTKSGTAMSSYAASRGGYDDGGALADFYGSGLGYDDHTWHSSNPEQNSTGSLGYGLGNGPSDMSPQSSAGYVGSYGVGKRQPNRGIDG; the protein is encoded by the exons ATGCAAGTTGATCTTGGTAAGTTATTTGTTGGCGGGATTTCATGGGACACAAATGAAGAACGTTTAAAGGAGTATTTTAGTAGTTATGGGGAGGTTGTAGAAGCTGTAATTATGAAGGATAGGACTACTGGTCGTGCTCGTGGTTTCGGTTTTGTGGTCTTTGCTGATCCTGCTGCTGCGGAGAGGGTAGTTAAGGAGAAACACAACATTGATGGCAGGATG GTAGAAGCAAAGAGGGCAGTTCCACGGGATGACCAGAGCACGACAAGTAGAAGCAGTAATAGTATTCACGGTTCTCCTAGTCCTGGTCCAGGACCAGGACGTACAAGAAAGATTTTTGTTGGAGGTTTAGCATCCACTGTTACCGAGGCTGACTTTAAGAGTTACTTTGAACAATTCGGAACAATCACAGATGCAGTAGTTATGTATGATCATAACACTCAAAGGCCTAGAGGATTTGGATTCATCACTTATGATTCAGAGGATGCAGTGGATAGAGTCTTGCTCAAGAGTTTCCATGAGCTGAATGATAAAATGGTTGAGGTCAAGCGAGCTGTCCCCAAAGAGTTATCCCCGGGTCCTAGCCAAAGCCCACTTGGTCGGTACAACTATGGATTAAATAGGATGAATAACATCCTTGATAGCTACGCACAG GGATACTCTTCAGGTACAATTGGAGGATATGGAGTCGGGATGGATGGTAGATTTAGCCAAATGGCCGGGGGTAGAAGTGTCCTTTCTCCATTTGTTTCTGGTTATGGCGTGGTTCCAGGCCTGAGCCCAGGATATGGGGGAAGTGCAAATGTTAACAGTAGTTTAAGCTATGGACGGGGACCAAATCCATATTATAGATCAAACAGGCTTGGTGGTGGCATTGGGTTTGATGTCCGAAACGGAGGGGACACATCATTCTTAAACTCCGCAAATCGCAATTTATGGAGTGACGGAGGACTTCGTCATGGAACGAGCTCCACAAGCTCTAACATTGGAGGAGGAAACTTTAGCAACAGCGGAGTTTGGGGTTCATCAATTTCCTCTCAAGGCATTGGAGGAAATGTTTCTAACAAAAGTGGAAATTTTGGTTATGTGAATGGTGACAACGTATACGGGTTGGCAGGAGGCTATGGAAGAAATGTCACAAAAAGTGGGACCGCTATGTCATCATATGCTGCATCTAGGGGTGGTTATGATGATGGGGGTGCTTTAGCTGATTTCTATGGTAGTGGTTTGGGATATGATGATCACACTTGGCATTCTTCGAATCCTGAGCAGAATTCAACTGGTTCTCTTGGTTATGGACTAGGCAATGGACCCTCTGACATGTCACCTCAAAGTTCTGCAGGTTACGTTGGTAGTTATGGAGTTGGTAAAAGACAACCAAACAGAG GAATTGACGGCTAG